From a single Nostoc sp. MS1 genomic region:
- a CDS encoding cyanophycin synthetase — MPLVTSIIKKIAPQIGAVVIIEPEYELVGHITFKNGKKVFFTRSKFNINGLGSSEIAKDKGYSKFFLKHFGYRVTEGETFFNDKICQKVGDSRNIDAGFEYAKSLGFPAFIKPINLSQGKLVAKIHNKTEYYQIAKKIFKISPGLIIERFYPGKDYRIVVIDDEIIAVYQRLPLAIIGDGKSTILELLQYKQRVFFDNFGKKVIDLDDWRIKQKLKKQKLTWESVVPNGKIIYLLDNANLSNGGEGIDFTESIHPDFKKLAFNIAKDMGLRLIGLDIITPDITRPMTDYVIIEINSAPGLDYYASLGDAQAQKVEDLYLKILKALEIDGTGEN, encoded by the coding sequence ATGCCATTAGTAACATCAATAATCAAAAAAATAGCACCTCAAATTGGTGCAGTTGTCATCATAGAACCAGAATATGAGCTAGTTGGACATATTACGTTTAAAAATGGCAAGAAAGTTTTTTTTACTAGGTCAAAATTTAATATCAATGGTTTAGGTTCTTCAGAGATAGCAAAAGATAAAGGTTATTCCAAATTTTTCCTCAAGCATTTTGGCTATCGTGTTACGGAAGGAGAAACATTTTTTAATGATAAGATATGTCAAAAAGTAGGTGATTCTAGAAATATTGATGCTGGGTTTGAGTATGCAAAGAGTCTAGGCTTTCCTGCATTTATCAAACCAATTAATCTTAGTCAAGGTAAGCTAGTTGCCAAAATTCATAATAAAACCGAGTATTATCAAATAGCTAAAAAGATATTTAAAATTAGTCCTGGTTTAATTATTGAAAGGTTTTATCCAGGGAAAGATTATAGAATAGTCGTTATAGATGATGAAATTATAGCAGTGTATCAGAGGCTTCCTCTAGCGATAATAGGTGATGGAAAATCTACTATTTTAGAGTTATTACAATATAAGCAGAGAGTATTTTTTGACAATTTTGGTAAAAAAGTAATAGATTTAGATGATTGGCGAATCAAACAAAAATTAAAAAAACAAAAACTAACTTGGGAAAGTGTTGTCCCGAATGGGAAGATTATTTATCTTTTAGATAATGCTAATTTGTCCAATGGTGGCGAAGGTATAGATTTTACGGAGAGTATCCATCCTGACTTTAAGAAATTGGCTTTCAATATTGCCAAAGATATGGGATTAAGGCTAATAGGGTTGGATATTATTACTCCAGATATCACCAGACCAATGACAGATTATGTAATTATTGAAATCAATAGCGCCCCTGGACTAGATTATTATGCTTCTCTTGGTGATGCTCAAGCCCAGAAAGTAGAAGATTTATATTTGAAAATCTTAAAAGCTTTAGAAATTGATGGTACTGGAGAGAATTAG
- a CDS encoding glycosyltransferase family 4 protein → MFQTNTHRIALISVSGDPAVEIGQEEAGGQNVYVRQVGYALAEMGWQVDMFTRRISPDQAAIVQHSTNCRTIRLTAGPVEFIGRDHVFEYLTEFVDELQRFQERQGYTYELIHTNYWLSSWVGMELKKRQPLVQVHTYHSLGAIKYNTIADIPAIASQRLAIEKTCLETVDRVVATSPQEQEHMETLVSKKGRIDMIPCGTDIDNFGDIEQSVAREKLGIAPDAKMVFYVGRFDPRKGIETLVRAVAQSSLRGEANLQLVIGGGSRPGQSDGIERDRIANIVAELGLTDCTTFAGRLDHEILPYYYAAADVCVVPSHYEPFGLVAIEAMASNTPVVASNVGGLQFTVVPEVTGLLAPPQDEAAFAKAIDRIISNPTWRNELGAAARKRVETTFSWDGVASQLSKLYTQLLTQKTPAKVKKEAVAA, encoded by the coding sequence ATGTTCCAAACTAACACACATCGGATTGCGCTGATTTCCGTTTCTGGAGACCCAGCTGTAGAAATAGGTCAAGAAGAGGCTGGTGGTCAGAATGTATATGTTCGGCAAGTAGGTTATGCACTAGCCGAAATGGGTTGGCAAGTTGATATGTTCACCCGCCGTATTAGTCCTGACCAAGCGGCGATCGTTCAACATAGCACTAATTGCCGGACAATTCGATTAACAGCCGGGCCAGTTGAGTTCATTGGACGAGATCACGTATTTGAATACTTGACAGAATTTGTTGATGAATTACAACGCTTCCAAGAGCGTCAAGGTTATACTTACGAACTCATCCACACAAATTACTGGTTGTCATCCTGGGTGGGTATGGAGTTGAAAAAGCGCCAACCTTTAGTGCAGGTGCATACATACCACTCTCTAGGGGCAATTAAATATAACACTATCGCAGATATCCCCGCCATTGCTAGTCAGAGATTAGCTATAGAAAAAACTTGTTTAGAAACTGTAGACCGTGTAGTTGCTACTAGTCCTCAAGAACAGGAACACATGGAAACCCTAGTTTCTAAGAAAGGGCGGATTGATATGATCCCCTGCGGTACAGATATTGATAATTTTGGCGACATTGAACAGTCTGTCGCACGGGAAAAATTGGGAATTGCACCTGATGCCAAGATGGTATTTTATGTAGGTCGCTTTGATCCCCGTAAAGGTATTGAAACTTTAGTTAGGGCTGTTGCTCAATCTAGCTTGAGAGGTGAAGCTAACCTACAGCTAGTAATTGGTGGCGGTAGCCGTCCTGGTCAAAGCGATGGGATTGAGCGCGATCGCATTGCTAATATTGTTGCTGAATTAGGATTAACTGATTGCACCACCTTTGCTGGTCGCTTAGACCATGAAATTCTCCCCTACTATTACGCGGCGGCTGATGTTTGCGTCGTCCCCAGCCACTACGAACCCTTCGGTCTAGTTGCAATTGAAGCGATGGCCAGCAACACCCCTGTAGTTGCCAGTAACGTAGGCGGATTGCAGTTTACAGTGGTACCAGAAGTAACTGGTTTACTTGCACCCCCACAAGATGAAGCAGCTTTTGCCAAAGCTATAGACCGCATCATTTCCAACCCAACATGGCGGAATGAGCTAGGTGCAGCAGCTCGTAAGAGAGTCGAAACCACCTTTAGCTGGGACGGTGTAGCCTCTCAATTGAGTAAGTTATATACTCAGTTATTAACTCAAAAGACACCTGCAAAAGTGAAGAAAGAGGCTGTAGCAGCATAG
- a CDS encoding zinc-dependent alcohol dehydrogenase family protein, whose translation MKVYEIESGTGIDALKLSDRPQPQLGAGQVLVQVRATSLNYRDLLVVEGAYGSAQKYPLIPMSDGAGDVVAVGEGVTRVKVGDRVAAIFFQNWISETLTREKMKSDLGGGIDGMLAEYVVLNQEGLVILPDHLSYADGATLPCAAVTAWHSLVTKGNVSVDDTVLLLGTGGVSIFALQFAKIYGARVIITSGSDEKLAQARQLGADETINYKTTPDWEKKVYELTGRIGVDHVIEVGGAGTLPKSLQAVRVSGRVSLIGVLSGRGNTIDPMPILFKSLTVQGIYVGSREMFEAMNQTISQHKLQPIIDRVFPFTEALAAYHYLKSGTHFGKVVISH comes from the coding sequence ATGAAAGTTTACGAAATTGAAAGTGGTACAGGGATTGATGCACTGAAGTTAAGCGATCGCCCCCAACCGCAACTAGGTGCAGGACAAGTTTTGGTACAGGTACGTGCAACTTCTCTCAATTACAGGGATTTATTGGTGGTTGAAGGTGCTTACGGTTCTGCACAGAAGTATCCTCTAATACCTATGTCTGATGGTGCTGGGGATGTGGTGGCGGTGGGTGAGGGTGTGACGCGGGTGAAGGTAGGCGATCGCGTTGCTGCTATTTTCTTTCAAAACTGGATTTCTGAAACTTTAACTAGAGAGAAAATGAAATCCGATCTCGGTGGTGGGATTGATGGAATGCTGGCGGAGTATGTAGTCCTCAATCAAGAAGGTTTGGTAATATTACCGGATCACCTATCCTATGCAGATGGTGCAACTTTACCCTGTGCAGCAGTCACAGCTTGGCATAGTTTAGTAACCAAGGGTAATGTCAGTGTAGATGATACCGTGTTGTTACTGGGTACTGGTGGCGTTTCCATATTTGCGCTGCAATTTGCCAAAATTTATGGCGCGAGAGTAATTATCACTTCTGGTAGTGATGAGAAATTAGCGCAAGCAAGACAACTAGGTGCAGACGAGACAATTAACTACAAAACTACACCAGATTGGGAAAAGAAAGTGTATGAATTAACTGGACGCATTGGTGTAGATCATGTAATAGAAGTAGGCGGTGCAGGGACTTTACCAAAATCACTACAAGCCGTCCGTGTTAGTGGACGTGTAAGTTTAATTGGTGTCCTATCTGGCAGAGGTAACACCATTGATCCCATGCCGATACTATTTAAAAGTTTAACAGTACAAGGAATTTATGTTGGCAGTCGAGAAATGTTTGAGGCGATGAATCAAACCATATCTCAACACAAACTCCAGCCTATAATTGATCGAGTTTTCCCTTTCACCGAAGCCCTAGCCGCCTATCACTACCTTAAAAGTGGCACTCACTTTGGTAAGGTAGTCATTAGTCATTAG
- a CDS encoding tetratricopeptide repeat protein yields MGAEEALELLDTLVFQTTGEHLDTAQRTLLRNLWEDERRTYQNIADICGYTEAHLKAVGAELWQILTDVLGEKVSKSNFFSVVQRFGRSHIAGRSPSQTLPKMSPILSPVVNNGKPPELDYNFVGRDREIVELNNYVIRGAKIILIQGEGGVGKTTLARRYLKTQGYYLLELWMAKESQNIVSVESVVEEWLRVDFNEEPGKEFGINLERLRRKLRDAACKIGVLIDNLESALDRNGRIITSRRPYVELLRVLADPSIQSITLITSRERLYESGVDVAFYSLGGLDESSWLKFCASCQIKSDSTALSEMCKAYGGNAKAMQIISGTITTDFEGDADIYWRENKNDLLIEPELKNLVASQFDRLEQMDSEAYRLLCRLGCYRYQDVSHVNIQGLQCLLWDVPEEQARRVIKYLTDRLLIEFRKGKYWLHPVIATEAIARLRQSGEWRITHQKAAEFWHNSVTQVENPQDALMALEAYHHYMEIGDFEQAANVIIRGRPNKWDNRISLGVLFNRLGLLETLIAVINRLIEKLDSDYHLNILYNLLGRAYHQVGNIKAALDCHYKSNEIAEKHGFLQERISSSFNLGLCYTDLWEIDKAIQIFHYVKNLAATDKNYYQYVVYSLCCLAYLDSSVGQNENVESMLKEAKTGLVNERLTSWGIGTSLLFLSLTYKNLGLIETAWEMCHQAINHCQQNQFSFLEARAKSCLASLYREKGEFTGAIAKHLEAISHMNTVSDKCNLAKAYYQLGLTYQKMGDVNQSRKTFQAAIAIFNDMPAPKQVEKVKIAMARLENS; encoded by the coding sequence ATGGGTGCAGAAGAAGCTTTAGAGCTTTTGGATACTTTGGTTTTTCAGACAACAGGGGAACATCTAGATACAGCGCAGAGAACATTACTACGTAATTTATGGGAGGATGAAAGGCGGACTTATCAAAATATTGCTGACATTTGTGGTTACACAGAAGCACATTTGAAAGCAGTTGGTGCGGAACTTTGGCAAATATTAACAGATGTGTTGGGGGAAAAAGTCTCGAAATCTAACTTTTTTTCAGTAGTTCAGAGATTTGGGCGATCGCATATTGCAGGGCGTAGCCCATCGCAAACACTGCCGAAGATGTCGCCTATTTTAAGTCCAGTCGTTAATAATGGCAAGCCACCAGAACTAGATTACAACTTTGTGGGGCGTGATCGCGAAATAGTCGAGCTGAATAACTACGTAATCCGAGGCGCAAAGATTATTCTCATCCAAGGCGAAGGCGGCGTTGGTAAGACTACCCTGGCGCGTAGATATTTGAAAACGCAAGGTTATTATTTACTAGAGTTGTGGATGGCTAAGGAAAGCCAAAATATTGTGTCTGTGGAGAGTGTGGTTGAGGAATGGCTGAGGGTTGATTTTAACGAAGAACCTGGTAAAGAGTTCGGTATTAATTTAGAAAGGTTGCGGCGCAAACTAAGGGATGCAGCCTGCAAGATAGGGGTTCTAATTGATAATTTAGAGTCTGCTTTAGATAGAAATGGACGTATTATTACTTCTCGTCGTCCTTATGTAGAGCTTTTACGAGTTTTAGCAGACCCTAGCATTCAATCTATCACTTTGATAACCAGTCGTGAACGTCTGTATGAATCTGGGGTAGATGTGGCTTTCTATTCTCTGGGGGGTTTAGATGAGTCAAGTTGGCTCAAGTTTTGTGCTAGTTGTCAAATTAAATCTGACTCTACAGCATTGAGTGAAATGTGCAAAGCTTATGGTGGCAACGCTAAAGCTATGCAGATTATTAGTGGTACAATCACCACAGATTTTGAAGGCGATGCAGATATTTACTGGCGAGAGAATAAAAATGATTTATTAATTGAACCAGAACTAAAAAACTTGGTTGCTAGTCAATTTGACCGTTTAGAACAGATGGATAGTGAAGCATATCGTTTACTTTGCCGTTTGGGATGCTATCGCTATCAAGATGTGAGCCATGTAAATATTCAAGGGTTACAATGTTTACTTTGGGATGTCCCTGAAGAACAAGCTAGACGAGTAATTAAATATTTGACAGACCGTTTATTGATAGAATTTCGTAAAGGGAAATATTGGTTACATCCAGTCATAGCTACAGAAGCGATCGCCAGATTAAGACAAAGTGGAGAATGGCGCATAACTCACCAAAAAGCTGCCGAATTTTGGCATAATAGCGTTACTCAAGTCGAAAATCCCCAAGATGCTTTGATGGCATTAGAGGCTTATCATCACTACATGGAAATTGGTGATTTTGAGCAAGCTGCTAATGTAATTATTCGTGGTAGACCAAATAAATGGGATAATAGAATATCTTTGGGGGTTTTATTTAACCGATTGGGTTTATTAGAAACGTTGATTGCTGTAATTAATCGCTTAATTGAAAAACTAGATTCTGATTACCATTTAAATATACTATATAACTTACTGGGTAGAGCTTATCACCAAGTAGGTAATATTAAAGCAGCATTGGACTGCCATTATAAATCCAATGAAATTGCAGAAAAACATGGCTTTCTGCAAGAGAGAATATCTAGTAGTTTTAATTTAGGACTATGTTATACAGATTTATGGGAAATTGATAAGGCAATCCAGATTTTTCACTATGTAAAGAATTTAGCAGCAACAGACAAAAACTATTACCAATATGTGGTTTATTCTTTGTGTTGTTTGGCTTATTTAGATTCTTCTGTAGGACAGAATGAAAATGTAGAGTCTATGTTAAAAGAGGCCAAAACTGGGTTAGTAAATGAGAGATTAACTTCTTGGGGAATAGGCACAAGTTTACTATTTCTGAGTTTGACTTATAAAAATTTAGGCTTGATAGAAACGGCTTGGGAAATGTGCCATCAAGCTATTAACCATTGTCAGCAAAATCAGTTTAGCTTTTTAGAAGCCAGGGCTAAATCGTGTTTAGCCTCATTATATCGAGAAAAGGGAGAATTTACAGGAGCGATCGCTAAACATTTAGAAGCCATCAGCCATATGAATACGGTATCTGATAAATGTAACTTAGCTAAAGCATATTATCAGTTAGGTTTAACTTATCAAAAGATGGGGGATGTTAACCAGAGTAGAAAGACATTTCAGGCTGCGATCGCTATTTTTAATGATATGCCTGCACCTAAGCAAGTAGAGAAAGTAAAAATAGCAATGGCGCGTTTAGAAAACAGTTAA
- the purB gene encoding adenylosuccinate lyase: MIERYTLPEMGNLWTEFYKLKTWLQVEIAVCEAQAELGYIPSAAVEEIKAKANFDPKRVLEIEAEVRHDVIAFLTNVNEYVGDAGRYIHLGLTSSDVLDTALALQLVASLDVLAQRLEDLIGVIRLKAHEHRYTVMIGRSHGIHAEPITFGFKLAGWLAEALRHQQRLKTLRETIAVGKISGAVGTYANIEPRVEAIACQKLGLKPDTASTQVISRDIHADFVQQLALLAASIERFAVEIRNLQKTDVLEVEEFFSKGQKGSSAMPHKRNPIRSERLTGMARLVRSHAGAALEDVALWHERDISHSSVERVVLPDACILTHFMLVEITELVKNLLVYPENMARNLNCYGGVVFSQKVLLALVDKGLSREEAYAIVQQNAHAAWNKPEGNFHDLITKDPRVAKILSPEEIAVCFDPQQHLKHLDQIFQRLGI, from the coding sequence TTGATAGAGCGTTATACTCTGCCCGAAATGGGCAATCTGTGGACTGAATTTTATAAACTAAAAACCTGGCTTCAGGTGGAAATTGCAGTCTGTGAAGCCCAAGCGGAATTGGGTTACATTCCATCTGCTGCTGTTGAGGAAATCAAAGCTAAGGCAAATTTTGATCCGAAACGGGTACTGGAAATCGAGGCGGAAGTCCGTCATGATGTCATCGCTTTTTTGACGAATGTCAATGAGTATGTAGGTGATGCTGGACGTTACATCCACCTGGGCTTAACTAGTTCAGATGTATTAGATACGGCTTTAGCGTTGCAGTTGGTGGCTAGCTTGGATGTGTTGGCACAACGTCTGGAAGATTTGATTGGGGTGATTCGCCTAAAAGCGCATGAACACCGTTACACGGTAATGATTGGCCGATCGCACGGTATCCACGCTGAACCGATCACCTTTGGGTTTAAGCTGGCTGGTTGGTTGGCTGAAGCGTTACGCCACCAACAACGGCTAAAAACTCTCCGCGAAACGATCGCAGTAGGTAAAATTTCTGGTGCGGTGGGAACCTACGCCAACATCGAACCCCGTGTAGAAGCGATCGCTTGTCAAAAACTTGGACTCAAGCCAGATACAGCCTCTACCCAAGTTATTTCCCGCGATATTCATGCTGATTTTGTACAGCAACTAGCCTTACTCGCTGCCTCTATTGAACGCTTTGCTGTAGAAATTCGCAATCTGCAAAAAACAGACGTTCTCGAAGTTGAGGAATTTTTCTCCAAGGGGCAAAAAGGCTCTAGCGCTATGCCACACAAGCGCAACCCCATCCGTTCTGAACGGTTGACAGGGATGGCGCGACTAGTTAGAAGTCATGCGGGTGCAGCTTTAGAAGATGTCGCCCTGTGGCACGAACGGGATATTTCCCACAGTTCTGTGGAACGGGTAGTTTTACCAGATGCTTGCATTTTGACCCACTTTATGCTGGTAGAAATAACCGAGTTGGTGAAAAACCTGCTAGTCTATCCAGAAAATATGGCACGCAACCTCAACTGCTATGGCGGCGTTGTGTTCAGCCAAAAAGTGCTGCTGGCATTGGTAGATAAGGGACTCAGCCGAGAAGAAGCGTATGCGATCGTGCAACAAAACGCTCATGCTGCCTGGAACAAGCCAGAAGGCAACTTCCACGATTTGATTACTAAAGACCCGCGTGTGGCTAAAATCTTATCGCCAGAAGAAATCGCTGTGTGTTTTGACCCACAGCAACATCTCAAACATTTGGATCAGATTTTCCAAAGATTGGGTATTTAG
- a CDS encoding alanine--glyoxylate aminotransferase family protein, with amino-acid sequence MTQIISINDNQRLQLEPLEVPSRLLLGPGPSNAHPAVLQAMNVSPVGHLDPAFLALMDEIQSLLRYMWQTENQLTIAVSGTGTAAMEATIANAVEPGDVVLIGVTGYFGNRLVDMAGRYGADVRTISKPWGQVFSLEELRTALETHRPAILALVHAETSTGARQPLEGVGELCREFDTLLLIDTVTSLGGVPIFLDAWGVDLAYSCSQKGLGCPPGASPFTMSPRAMEKLQRRRTKVANWYLDMNLLGKYWGSERVYHHTAPINLYYALREALRLIAQEGLANCWQRHQKNVEYLWERLEDIGLSLHVEKEYRLPTLTTVCIPDGVDGKAAARQLLNEHNIEIGGGLGELAGKVWRVGLMGYNSRKESVDQLIPALQQVLS; translated from the coding sequence ATGACGCAAATAATCTCAATCAATGACAATCAACGCTTACAACTAGAACCTTTAGAAGTTCCCTCCCGTCTGCTATTGGGGCCTGGGCCATCAAATGCCCATCCAGCAGTCCTGCAAGCAATGAATGTATCACCTGTGGGACATTTAGATCCAGCCTTCCTTGCCCTAATGGACGAAATTCAGTCTTTGTTGCGCTACATGTGGCAAACAGAAAATCAACTTACCATTGCTGTGAGTGGTACAGGCACAGCCGCAATGGAAGCCACCATCGCCAATGCTGTAGAACCAGGTGATGTAGTTTTGATTGGTGTTACTGGTTATTTTGGTAATCGTCTGGTGGATATGGCAGGACGCTATGGCGCAGATGTCCGTACTATCAGCAAACCTTGGGGGCAAGTATTTTCCCTGGAAGAACTCCGCACTGCCTTGGAAACCCATCGTCCGGCAATTCTGGCTTTAGTTCATGCGGAAACCTCCACAGGTGCGCGTCAACCATTGGAAGGTGTAGGTGAGTTGTGTCGAGAATTTGACACTTTGCTACTCATAGATACAGTTACCAGTTTGGGTGGTGTTCCCATCTTTTTGGATGCGTGGGGAGTTGATTTAGCTTACAGTTGCAGTCAAAAAGGTTTGGGTTGTCCTCCTGGCGCTTCACCCTTTACCATGAGTCCTCGTGCTATGGAGAAATTACAACGCCGACGCACTAAGGTAGCAAACTGGTATTTAGATATGAACTTGCTGGGTAAATATTGGGGTAGCGAAAGAGTTTATCATCACACAGCCCCAATCAACTTATACTATGCTTTGCGGGAAGCATTACGTTTAATTGCCCAGGAAGGACTAGCCAACTGCTGGCAACGTCACCAAAAGAACGTAGAATATCTGTGGGAAAGATTAGAAGATATAGGCTTAAGTCTGCACGTTGAAAAAGAGTACAGACTACCCACCTTAACCACAGTCTGCATTCCCGACGGCGTTGATGGTAAAGCTGCTGCCCGTCAGTTACTCAATGAACATAACATTGAAATTGGTGGCGGCTTGGGTGAACTAGCTGGTAAAGTCTGGCGTGTGGGACTAATGGGTTATAACAGTCGTAAAGAAAGTGTAGACCAGTTGATTCCAGCTTTACAGCAAGTTTTAAGTTAG
- a CDS encoding YihY/virulence factor BrkB family protein, which translates to MNLKAIWQLLQEAFQEWNDDKASRLAAALAYYTVFSIAPLLIIVIAIAGAVFGQDAARGEIVQQIQGLVGREGAEFIQTAIQNANKPKTGTIASIVSIALLLLGATGVFTELQDSLNTIWEVQPKPGRGVKNIFRQRILSFGMILGIGFLLLVSLVISTALSAIVGYFGNLLPGVGFLWQIFNFVISFVVTTLLFGLIFKVLPDVRITWNDVLVGAVITSILFSIGRFLLGQYLGNSGFSSTYGAAGSVVVILAWVYYTAQILFFGAEFTQVYARRYGRRIVPDSHAMPLNNTNSRRK; encoded by the coding sequence ATGAACTTAAAAGCGATTTGGCAACTTTTGCAAGAGGCGTTTCAAGAATGGAATGATGATAAAGCCTCACGTTTGGCGGCGGCGTTAGCTTACTATACTGTGTTTTCAATCGCACCACTACTGATTATTGTGATTGCGATCGCAGGCGCAGTATTTGGACAAGATGCCGCTAGGGGTGAAATTGTTCAGCAAATTCAAGGTTTAGTAGGTAGAGAAGGAGCAGAATTTATTCAAACTGCCATCCAAAATGCCAATAAACCCAAGACAGGTACTATAGCTTCTATTGTAAGTATTGCTCTATTACTATTAGGTGCAACTGGCGTTTTTACAGAATTACAAGACTCCCTCAATACGATTTGGGAAGTACAACCAAAACCAGGACGCGGTGTAAAAAATATTTTTCGCCAGCGTATCTTGTCTTTTGGAATGATATTAGGTATTGGTTTTTTACTTTTAGTTTCTTTAGTAATTAGTACAGCATTATCAGCAATAGTAGGTTATTTCGGTAATTTATTACCCGGTGTGGGCTTCCTCTGGCAAATTTTTAATTTTGTTATTTCCTTCGTTGTCACTACATTATTGTTTGGTTTAATTTTCAAAGTTTTACCCGATGTCAGAATTACTTGGAATGATGTTTTAGTCGGAGCCGTTATTACTTCAATATTATTTTCTATCGGCAGATTTTTATTAGGTCAATATTTAGGTAATAGTGGCTTTAGCTCAACCTACGGTGCGGCTGGTTCAGTTGTAGTTATTCTCGCGTGGGTTTACTATACTGCCCAAATTCTCTTTTTCGGTGCTGAGTTCACCCAAGTTTACGCCAGAAGATACGGCAGACGCATAGTACCAGATAGTCACGCCATGCCATTGAATAATACAAACTCTAGGAGAAAGTAA